A region of Trueperaceae bacterium DNA encodes the following proteins:
- the trpC gene encoding indole-3-glycerol phosphate synthase TrpC — MGSTFTDAPAPLDAAALAAIPGVLGTIARERAAAYASAPVPDPLPAPDPASDPPVAAVGGGRLASALGGAGLAVLAEIKRRSPSQGAIADLDPVAAAHAYVAGGAAAVSVLTEPTHFGGDLAHLHAVAAAVDVPALRKDFVVHPAQILEARTAGAAGVLLIAAVLRAALPAYVAYAHAAGLDALVEVHDAAETDDALAAGTRLLGVNNRDLRTLDVDLDVAPRLLARARAQGFDGVAVAESGYATPADLAPVRGVADAVLVGTSLAGSGDLGAAVRALREAEVAP, encoded by the coding sequence GTGGGTTCCACGTTCACTGACGCGCCCGCCCCGCTCGACGCCGCCGCCCTCGCCGCGATCCCCGGCGTGCTGGGCACGATCGCGCGGGAGCGGGCCGCCGCGTACGCCTCCGCCCCGGTCCCGGATCCCCTCCCTGCGCCCGACCCCGCGTCCGACCCGCCGGTCGCCGCCGTGGGGGGCGGCCGGCTCGCGTCGGCGCTCGGCGGGGCGGGCCTCGCGGTGCTGGCCGAGATCAAGCGCCGCAGTCCGTCGCAGGGCGCGATCGCGGACCTCGACCCGGTGGCCGCCGCCCACGCGTACGTCGCGGGCGGGGCGGCCGCCGTGTCGGTGTTGACGGAGCCGACCCACTTCGGGGGCGACCTCGCCCACCTCCACGCCGTCGCGGCAGCCGTCGACGTGCCCGCCCTCCGCAAGGACTTCGTGGTGCACCCCGCGCAGATCCTCGAGGCCCGCACCGCGGGCGCCGCCGGCGTCCTGTTGATCGCCGCGGTCCTCCGCGCGGCGTTGCCGGCGTACGTCGCCTACGCGCACGCCGCCGGCCTCGACGCGCTCGTGGAGGTGCACGACGCGGCGGAGACCGACGACGCGTTGGCGGCCGGGACGCGCCTGTTGGGGGTGAACAACCGCGACCTGCGGACGCTGGACGTCGATTTGGACGTCGCCCCCCGCCTGCTGGCGCGGGCGCGCGCGCAGGGGTTCGACGGCGTCGCGGTCGCCGAATCCGGGTACGCCACGCCCGCCGACCTCGCGCCCGTCCGGGGCGTCGCGGACGCCGTTCTCGTGGGCACGTCGCTCGCCGGGTCCGGCGACCTGGGGGCCGCCGTCCGCGCGTTGCGCGAGGCGGAGGTCGCCCCGTGA
- a CDS encoding SDR family oxidoreductase, protein MSGGPPDAHVITGASSGIGAATARAAATPGRTLHLQGRDADRLASVADAVRTAGAEAVVHPCDLTDDAAVARLAEALPDRLAGVVHAAGVAHLGRLGALGVEALDAQWTLNVRAPFVLTRALLPALRAGRGRVVFVNSGAGQRARAGWGGYAASKFALRALADALREEESPGVRVTTIYPGRTATPMQRDVRRMEGGPYDPDAYLTPEAVAAWIVHALDAPPGVDVPDVSVRPA, encoded by the coding sequence GTGAGCGGGGGCCCGCCCGACGCCCACGTGATCACCGGCGCGTCGAGCGGCATCGGGGCGGCCACCGCCCGCGCCGCCGCCACGCCCGGCCGGACCCTGCACCTGCAGGGGCGCGACGCGGACCGCCTCGCGTCGGTCGCGGACGCGGTCCGCACCGCCGGGGCGGAGGCGGTCGTCCACCCGTGCGACCTCACCGACGACGCTGCCGTCGCGCGGCTCGCCGAGGCCCTCCCCGACCGCCTCGCCGGCGTCGTGCACGCGGCCGGCGTCGCGCACCTGGGGCGCCTAGGCGCGCTCGGCGTCGAGGCGCTGGACGCGCAGTGGACGCTGAACGTCCGCGCGCCGTTCGTGCTCACCCGCGCGCTCCTGCCCGCCCTCCGGGCGGGGCGGGGGCGCGTCGTGTTCGTCAATTCCGGCGCCGGTCAGCGGGCGCGGGCCGGGTGGGGCGGCTACGCCGCGTCGAAGTTCGCGCTCCGCGCGCTCGCCGACGCGTTGCGGGAGGAGGAGTCGCCCGGCGTGCGCGTCACGACGATCTACCCCGGCCGGACCGCGACCCCCATGCAGCGCGACGTGCGGCGCATGGAGGGCGGACCGTACGACCCCGATGCGTACCTGACGCCGGAGGCGGTCGCCGCCTGGATCGTGCACGCCCTCGACGCCCCCCCGGGGGTGGACGTGCCCGACGTGTCGGTGCGGCCGGCGTGA